Proteins encoded together in one Catellatospora citrea window:
- a CDS encoding helix-turn-helix transcriptional regulator, with protein sequence MPRPRTIPQSPVLPGDVRDFLAEQAPFLAGVAVQAPGGHGKSTVLRELARAHTAAGVTVIDHRLDRSTPRTPGSVLLVDDAHTLDPDSLRDLRELLTGNRCRLVVAYRPWPRPAALAELTDVLRRHGPPLVLGPFSEERTSALLAAVLGDATPATVRFVHTQAGGVPGHVDRLARALAGAPDHRRAVEAVDLPAAALAPFAADLDDAGPDVCRLLLAAASGVDLPLAVACALLGRTADELDAMHAAARAAGLLGPSGRLSPIVRHAVVAHSPTDLREGVWQRLAEIQLERGGAALPVVRVLRRAGLPDAHLTGPLAAAADEVLADEPALAADLLAAAAAAGGRASPARWARAAALTGDLDLALRLADRALAEPDPAVRAEAAMVTAAALAHRGQLGRSADLYRWSDTDGAAAFAAIAATATGRPELLDAAADQPPAAPPTLLTSASVLMARGLRETLSGSPTAALSSLTQAAALLEPAGRAELLPDSPAALTAVVGLHCGEFDLSSSVLARAVQARVGGSLLTRRHRLLQAWIHMMRGQTAAAAGILDATARHGTALEPRDQLFATALEVGVARRDSDLPALLRGWEQAREALLRHPVDLFTLLPLGEVTVAAARAGEPGLVREHLHEAHLLLDRLGNPPLWAAPLHWSSLHAAIVAEDETAAAKLVAALARARHTRFGSAVAGAAESWWQVWHGVVDLPAVEHAARGLHAVGLPWDAARLAGQAAIRTADRRTMTTLLDYARLLQPKPDRPAAADAEPAAVRRSDQGRDANPLTAREQEVADLVLAGLTYRQIGEKLFISAKTVEHHMARIRRRLGCASRSELLARLRSAAA encoded by the coding sequence GTGCCCCGCCCGCGCACGATCCCCCAGTCCCCCGTCCTGCCCGGCGACGTCCGGGACTTCCTCGCCGAACAGGCGCCCTTCCTGGCCGGCGTCGCCGTGCAGGCTCCCGGCGGGCACGGCAAGAGCACGGTCCTGCGGGAGCTGGCCCGCGCCCATACGGCCGCCGGCGTCACCGTCATCGACCACCGGCTCGACCGTTCGACGCCGCGTACCCCCGGCAGCGTGCTGCTCGTCGACGACGCGCACACCCTGGACCCCGACAGCCTGCGTGACCTGCGGGAACTCCTCACCGGCAACCGGTGCCGGCTCGTGGTCGCCTACCGGCCCTGGCCGCGCCCGGCGGCGTTGGCCGAGCTGACCGACGTGCTGCGGCGCCACGGCCCGCCGCTGGTCCTCGGCCCGTTCAGCGAGGAGCGGACGTCAGCCCTCCTGGCGGCGGTGCTCGGCGACGCGACGCCGGCGACTGTCCGTTTCGTACACACGCAGGCAGGCGGCGTGCCCGGACACGTCGACCGGCTGGCGCGGGCACTGGCCGGCGCCCCGGACCACCGGCGGGCCGTCGAGGCGGTGGACCTGCCGGCCGCGGCGCTGGCTCCGTTCGCCGCCGACCTCGACGACGCGGGGCCCGACGTATGCCGCCTGCTGCTGGCCGCCGCGTCGGGGGTGGACCTGCCGCTCGCGGTGGCCTGCGCGCTGCTCGGCAGGACGGCCGACGAGCTGGACGCGATGCACGCGGCCGCGCGCGCGGCGGGCCTGCTCGGGCCGAGTGGCCGGCTGTCCCCGATCGTGCGGCACGCGGTCGTCGCGCACAGCCCCACGGACCTGCGGGAAGGTGTCTGGCAGCGCCTGGCCGAGATCCAACTGGAGCGCGGCGGCGCGGCCCTGCCCGTGGTCCGGGTGCTGCGCCGGGCCGGTCTGCCCGACGCCCACCTGACCGGACCGCTCGCGGCGGCCGCGGACGAGGTGCTGGCCGACGAACCGGCGCTCGCGGCGGACCTGCTCGCCGCCGCGGCGGCCGCCGGAGGCAGGGCTTCGCCGGCCCGCTGGGCACGCGCGGCCGCGCTGACCGGCGACCTCGACCTCGCACTGCGCCTGGCGGACCGGGCACTGGCCGAACCGGATCCCGCCGTACGCGCCGAGGCCGCCATGGTCACCGCGGCCGCGCTGGCCCACCGCGGCCAGCTCGGCCGCAGCGCCGACCTGTACCGCTGGTCGGACACCGACGGCGCGGCGGCGTTCGCGGCGATCGCCGCCACCGCGACCGGCCGTCCCGAGCTGCTCGACGCCGCCGCGGACCAGCCACCAGCGGCCCCACCCACCCTGCTCACCAGCGCGTCCGTGCTCATGGCCCGAGGTTTGCGGGAGACGCTGTCCGGCTCACCGACCGCCGCCCTGTCGTCGCTGACGCAGGCCGCGGCGCTGCTCGAACCCGCCGGCCGGGCCGAGCTCCTGCCGGACAGCCCGGCCGCGCTCACCGCGGTCGTCGGGCTGCACTGCGGCGAGTTCGACCTCAGCAGTTCGGTGCTGGCCCGCGCCGTGCAGGCCCGGGTCGGCGGGTCGCTGCTGACCCGGCGCCACCGGCTGCTGCAGGCGTGGATCCACATGATGCGCGGGCAGACCGCGGCCGCCGCCGGGATCCTCGACGCCACGGCCCGCCACGGCACCGCGCTGGAACCCCGCGACCAGCTGTTCGCCACGGCGCTGGAGGTCGGTGTCGCGCGCCGCGACAGCGACCTGCCCGCACTGCTCCGCGGCTGGGAACAGGCCCGCGAAGCCCTCCTGCGGCACCCGGTGGACCTGTTCACGCTGCTGCCGCTCGGCGAGGTGACCGTCGCGGCGGCGCGGGCCGGTGAACCCGGCCTGGTCCGGGAGCATCTGCACGAGGCGCACCTGCTGCTGGACCGGCTGGGCAACCCGCCGCTGTGGGCGGCGCCGCTGCACTGGAGCAGCCTGCACGCCGCCATCGTCGCCGAGGACGAGACCGCCGCCGCCAAGCTGGTGGCCGCGCTCGCGCGGGCGCGGCACACCCGATTCGGCTCCGCGGTCGCCGGCGCAGCCGAAAGCTGGTGGCAGGTGTGGCACGGCGTCGTCGACCTGCCGGCCGTCGAACACGCCGCCCGGGGGCTGCACGCCGTCGGCCTGCCCTGGGACGCGGCCAGACTCGCCGGGCAGGCCGCCATCCGCACCGCCGACCGGCGGACGATGACCACGCTGCTCGACTACGCCCGGCTCCTGCAGCCGAAGCCGGACCGCCCGGCCGCCGCAGACGCCGAGCCCGCCGCGGTGCGACGGTCCGACCAGGGCCGCGACGCGAACCCGCTCACCGCGCGCGAGCAGGAGGTGGCCGACCTCGTGCTGGCCGGACTGACCTACCGCCAGATCGGCGAGAAGCTGTTCATCTCCGCCAAGACGGTCGAGCACCACATGGCCCGGATCCGCCGGCGTCTGGGCTGCGCCAGCCGCAGCGAGCTGCTCGCACGGCTCAGGTCGGCGGCGGCGTGA
- a CDS encoding AAA family ATPase, whose amino-acid sequence MSTHLGDLLDHARRQRFVGRRRELADFDDAVGGRSPRRVLFVHGQGGIGKTTLLLELRARARAAGRVVVQVDGRDVDPSPAGVQTAVRLALGPQCGDSPVAQLPAGAVLLVDGYEQLTAVDGWLRDAFVPGLSTDNVVVLAGRDAPAAPWRTDPGWRHLMAVHRLDPFDPAESSELLAHAGVEPPVRPHLFGLGRGHPLTMALLADLAATGQVPGALAEAPDLISALLESFLRDAPSEAHLTGLATCAIAWVTTEDLLRRLVGAEAPEVWQWLARRPFVTAGPHGLSIHDLARDVLDAEFERRSPERYRAYRRVIKDHALAGLRAASGLDRQPHAQQLHLLQRNSPLTGVISAIRAQGSAAVVPARPDEHDQVCSIVEKFEGPVSARLARAWIGEQPENLSVVRAGDGVAGFIHHLICPGGSALEERDPVVRAVLDHVAREGPIRPGERIDISRFFGGAREHQRDLYAVLAGNVSSIILWLTRPLAWSFIVAVDVGYWAQFFDYLAFVPVTEADVGGLRHVVYGIDWRRFPPDAWFDLMRDRGHSGDTGPPPAEMVRPPALDQVHFATAVRAALQTLHRPDRLAANPLMGSALAATATGPDVARLRATIEDAVDRLGEEPKGEQLRAVLHRTYVRAAPTQEAAAEVLDLPLSTYRRHLARALEHLTDLLWTVEIGEVGPPGAPQHTR is encoded by the coding sequence ATGTCCACGCATCTCGGTGACCTGCTGGACCACGCCCGGCGGCAGCGGTTCGTGGGACGTCGGCGCGAACTGGCGGACTTCGACGACGCCGTCGGCGGGCGTTCGCCGCGGCGGGTGCTGTTCGTGCACGGCCAGGGCGGAATCGGCAAGACGACGCTGCTGCTGGAGTTGCGTGCCCGCGCCCGTGCGGCCGGACGCGTCGTCGTTCAGGTCGACGGCCGTGACGTCGACCCGTCGCCCGCCGGGGTGCAGACGGCCGTGCGGCTCGCGCTCGGCCCGCAGTGCGGCGACAGCCCGGTCGCGCAGCTGCCGGCCGGCGCTGTCCTGCTCGTCGACGGTTACGAGCAGCTGACCGCGGTCGACGGCTGGCTGCGCGACGCGTTCGTCCCCGGCTTGAGCACCGACAACGTCGTCGTGCTGGCCGGTCGTGACGCGCCCGCCGCGCCCTGGCGCACCGATCCCGGATGGCGGCACCTGATGGCGGTGCATCGCCTCGACCCGTTCGACCCGGCCGAGAGCAGCGAGTTGCTCGCGCACGCCGGGGTCGAGCCGCCCGTGCGGCCGCATCTGTTCGGGCTCGGTCGCGGCCACCCGCTGACCATGGCTCTGCTGGCCGATCTCGCCGCGACCGGCCAGGTCCCCGGTGCCCTCGCCGAGGCGCCTGATCTGATCTCGGCGTTGCTGGAGTCGTTCCTTCGTGACGCGCCGAGCGAGGCGCACCTGACCGGTCTGGCCACCTGCGCGATCGCGTGGGTGACGACCGAGGACCTGCTCCGGCGGCTGGTGGGCGCCGAAGCTCCCGAGGTGTGGCAGTGGCTGGCCCGGCGGCCGTTCGTCACCGCCGGCCCGCACGGGCTGTCCATCCACGACCTGGCCCGTGACGTGCTGGACGCCGAGTTCGAACGCCGCTCGCCGGAGCGGTATCGCGCGTACCGTCGGGTCATCAAGGACCATGCGCTGGCCGGCCTGCGGGCCGCCAGCGGGTTGGACCGGCAGCCGCACGCCCAGCAGCTGCACCTGCTGCAGCGAAACAGTCCCCTCACCGGCGTGATCTCCGCCATCCGCGCGCAAGGATCCGCCGCGGTCGTGCCGGCCCGCCCCGACGAGCACGACCAGGTCTGCTCGATCGTGGAGAAGTTCGAGGGACCGGTCAGCGCTCGGCTCGCCCGCGCCTGGATCGGCGAGCAGCCCGAAAACCTCAGCGTCGTCCGGGCCGGCGACGGCGTCGCGGGTTTCATCCACCACCTGATCTGCCCCGGCGGTTCGGCGCTGGAGGAGCGGGATCCGGTCGTGCGAGCCGTGCTCGACCATGTCGCGCGGGAGGGACCGATCCGACCCGGGGAACGCATCGACATCTCCCGCTTCTTCGGTGGTGCGCGAGAACACCAACGCGACCTCTATGCGGTGCTGGCCGGCAACGTGTCCAGCATCATCCTGTGGCTGACCCGGCCGCTCGCCTGGTCGTTCATCGTCGCGGTCGATGTCGGGTACTGGGCGCAGTTCTTCGACTACCTCGCCTTCGTCCCGGTGACCGAGGCCGACGTCGGCGGCCTGCGGCACGTCGTCTACGGCATCGACTGGCGACGCTTTCCGCCCGACGCCTGGTTCGACCTGATGCGCGACCGCGGGCACTCCGGAGACACCGGACCGCCGCCGGCCGAGATGGTCCGCCCGCCGGCACTGGACCAGGTCCACTTCGCCACCGCGGTCCGGGCGGCGCTGCAGACCCTGCACCGGCCCGACCGGCTCGCCGCCAACCCGCTCATGGGCTCCGCGCTCGCGGCCACGGCCACCGGTCCCGACGTCGCCCGACTGCGGGCCACCATCGAGGACGCCGTCGACCGGCTCGGCGAAGAGCCCAAGGGCGAACAGCTCCGGGCCGTCCTGCACCGCACCTACGTGCGGGCCGCGCCGACCCAGGAAGCCGCGGCCGAGGTCCTCGACCTGCCGTTGAGCACCTATCGCCGCCATCTCGCCAGAGCGCTGGAACACCTCACCGACCTGCTCTGGACGGTGGAGATCGGTGAGGTGGGCCCGCCAGGAGCACCGCAGCACACGCGGTGA
- a CDS encoding serine hydrolase domain-containing protein, producing the protein MRRFSASGVIMSLVAVTAFAGACGYTIGEPATWRTPAPTPAYAAQLQTTLQNIINDMRVPGAVVMITSPEKGDWTQTFGTRTVDGGGPVTVGDRFRIGSNTKTMTGTVLLQLVQEGKIGLDDPVSKYRPEVPDGDAITIAQLLDMRSGLYNYSEDEQFNAQLDSDPLRVWKPEELLAIAFAKPAYFAPGAGFHYSNTNLILAGLIVEQLTGRSLQDEFQQRIFGPLGLGETLLPGPTDADIPAPHPQGYMFGTNVSTLADPALPPAEQAAADDGTLLPKDVTVGNPSWAWAAGAAISTAADLTRYATALVSGGLLDAKTQQMRLDSIQPIQTPAPFEVGYGLALVRFGPLYGHDGQIPGFNSFMAHDPVRKDTVIVLTSLFAGPDGKQPANELAMAIIQALYGIAPAPSASPSR; encoded by the coding sequence ATGCGACGGTTCAGCGCCAGCGGAGTGATCATGTCGCTCGTCGCCGTCACGGCCTTCGCGGGCGCCTGCGGCTACACGATCGGCGAACCCGCGACCTGGCGCACGCCCGCTCCGACGCCCGCATACGCCGCGCAACTGCAGACCACGCTGCAGAACATCATCAACGACATGCGCGTGCCCGGCGCGGTCGTGATGATCACGTCGCCGGAGAAGGGCGACTGGACCCAGACCTTCGGCACCCGCACCGTCGACGGCGGCGGTCCGGTGACCGTCGGCGACCGCTTCCGGATCGGCTCGAACACCAAGACCATGACCGGCACGGTGCTCCTGCAACTGGTCCAGGAAGGCAAGATCGGCCTCGACGACCCCGTGTCGAAGTACCGGCCGGAGGTGCCCGACGGCGACGCGATCACCATCGCGCAGCTGCTGGACATGCGCAGCGGGCTCTACAACTACTCCGAGGACGAGCAGTTCAACGCCCAGCTCGACAGCGACCCGCTGCGGGTCTGGAAGCCCGAGGAGCTGCTCGCCATCGCCTTCGCCAAGCCTGCGTACTTCGCGCCGGGCGCGGGGTTCCACTACTCCAACACCAACCTCATCCTGGCCGGCCTCATCGTGGAGCAGCTCACCGGCCGTTCCCTGCAGGACGAGTTCCAGCAGCGGATCTTCGGACCGCTCGGCCTGGGCGAGACGCTGCTGCCCGGACCGACCGACGCCGACATCCCCGCGCCCCACCCGCAGGGCTACATGTTCGGCACGAACGTGAGCACGCTCGCCGACCCCGCACTGCCACCGGCTGAACAGGCGGCCGCCGACGACGGCACCCTGCTGCCCAAGGACGTCACCGTCGGCAACCCGTCGTGGGCATGGGCGGCGGGCGCCGCGATCTCCACGGCCGCGGACCTGACCAGATACGCCACAGCGCTGGTCAGTGGCGGGCTGCTCGACGCGAAGACGCAGCAGATGCGGCTGGACAGCATCCAGCCGATCCAGACACCGGCGCCGTTCGAGGTCGGCTACGGCCTGGCGCTCGTCCGGTTCGGACCGCTGTACGGCCACGACGGCCAGATCCCGGGGTTCAACTCGTTCATGGCCCACGACCCCGTTCGCAAGGACACGGTCATCGTGCTGACCAGTCTCTTCGCCGGCCCGGACGGCAAGCAGCCGGCCAACGAGCTGGCCATGGCAATCATCCAGGCCCTCTACGGGATTGCACCTGCCCCGTCTGCCTCGCCCAGCCGCTGA
- the gntF gene encoding guanitoxin biosynthesis pre-guanitoxin forming N-methyltransferase GntF — protein MTTAQAPRPPGAVRASRRQLKTWTVTLAATVASTYALDVVAAAAGVALVASGLLANVGHQWLLVFVAASYACWGHGLHAGLKANQALLTTTGTSTNLLSKAAYDLTRRRTGSARAARLAAAAGYTTAELAKEAPYYAAAFGTAVVSDSVTSREALVFLGGANLAAALYEHGLARLTRAFLDRRRGRYASFDTDWVPQDYLDGYYRTVEPDEIETIAFFVDAMRHAERGRPVLFFGVGPTLHHVFAAAEVASEIHLGDYLPANLAEIRRWIDREPGAHDWRPFVRHTLRCEGVSHPSDEDVAAREDLTRAKITELLQVDARHPRPVDRRYATVISAYCADSATDDRATWQLFMRHISGLVRPGGLFVTAALRRCRGYTVAGRAFPSADIDEHDLRAVLQADFTPRDGSIQVRHTAQDDAHGYAAIVLCRARRRTRPDHG, from the coding sequence GTGACGACAGCGCAGGCTCCACGGCCGCCGGGAGCGGTCCGGGCGAGCCGCAGGCAGCTCAAGACCTGGACTGTGACGCTGGCCGCCACCGTCGCGTCGACGTACGCGCTGGACGTCGTCGCGGCGGCAGCAGGGGTCGCCCTGGTCGCCTCCGGACTGCTCGCGAACGTCGGCCATCAGTGGCTGCTGGTGTTCGTGGCCGCGAGCTACGCGTGCTGGGGCCACGGACTCCACGCCGGTCTGAAGGCGAACCAGGCGCTGCTGACCACGACGGGGACCAGCACCAACCTGCTGTCCAAGGCCGCCTACGACCTGACCCGACGCAGGACCGGCAGCGCGCGCGCCGCGCGGCTGGCGGCGGCCGCCGGATACACGACCGCGGAGCTCGCCAAGGAAGCGCCCTATTACGCGGCCGCCTTCGGCACCGCCGTCGTCAGCGACTCGGTCACCTCCCGCGAGGCGCTCGTCTTCCTCGGCGGCGCCAACCTCGCGGCCGCGCTGTACGAACACGGGCTGGCCCGCCTCACCCGCGCCTTCCTGGATCGCCGCCGTGGCAGGTACGCGTCGTTCGACACCGACTGGGTGCCGCAGGACTACCTCGACGGCTACTACCGCACCGTCGAACCGGACGAGATCGAGACCATCGCGTTCTTCGTCGACGCGATGCGCCACGCCGAACGCGGCCGGCCCGTGCTGTTCTTCGGGGTCGGACCGACCCTGCACCACGTGTTCGCGGCCGCCGAGGTGGCGTCCGAGATCCACCTGGGCGACTACCTGCCCGCGAACCTGGCGGAGATCCGGCGGTGGATCGACCGTGAACCCGGCGCCCACGACTGGCGGCCGTTCGTCCGCCACACCCTGCGGTGCGAGGGCGTCAGCCACCCGAGCGACGAGGACGTGGCAGCTCGCGAGGACCTCACCCGGGCGAAGATCACCGAACTGCTTCAGGTCGACGCCCGGCATCCCCGCCCGGTGGACCGGCGCTACGCGACGGTGATCAGCGCCTACTGCGCGGACTCCGCCACCGACGACCGAGCGACGTGGCAGCTGTTCATGCGCCACATCAGCGGACTGGTCCGGCCGGGCGGCCTGTTCGTCACCGCCGCGCTGCGCCGGTGTCGCGGCTACACCGTCGCGGGAAGGGCCTTTCCCAGCGCCGACATCGACGAACACGACCTCCGGGCGGTGCTGCAGGCCGACTTCACACCACGGGACGGGTCGATCCAGGTCCGGCACACGGCACAGGACGACGCCCACGGCTACGCGGCCATCGTGCTCTGCCGCGCCCGCCGGCGAACGCGACCCGACCACGGATGA
- a CDS encoding FAD-dependent oxidoreductase, which yields MARILVLGAGLCGLSTALLLARDGHEVTVVERDPAEPPTGAQPWEAWQRPGVNQFRLPHLMLPRWRAEMDRELPEVLRVLEAAGGLRTNLLAMLPPRGPWRDGDERFETVTARRPVLESALAAVAADTAGITVHRGVAVTGLLTDPATRTPVPHVTGVLAEGGRLLRADLVVDCCGRRSALASWLQAIGARRPAEERADCGFVYFARHFRTRTGALPEGRTNLLQRHESMSILTLPADNGTWSVALVTSSRDRSMRALREPARWDAALAVYPDAAHWRDGETISGVEVIAGIEDRYRGFVADGRPVATGVVAVGDSWACTNPSLGRGATIGLLHAIGLRDVLRTTDPDDHDKLARRFHEWTSTAVQPLHRNTLWYDRHRLAELDADAAGLPYQTDDPKWAFSLAMFAAARTHPDVARAHLTLGSLLADIDEVLAEPGLAARITELGTHAPNHPLAGPSRRELLAAIGGSP from the coding sequence ATGGCCCGGATACTCGTTCTCGGCGCAGGCCTGTGCGGCCTGTCGACCGCCCTGCTGCTCGCCCGTGACGGCCATGAGGTGACCGTCGTCGAGCGCGATCCGGCCGAGCCGCCGACCGGAGCACAGCCGTGGGAGGCGTGGCAGCGGCCCGGGGTCAACCAGTTCCGCCTGCCGCACCTGATGCTGCCGCGGTGGCGGGCCGAGATGGACCGCGAACTGCCTGAGGTCCTGCGCGTGCTGGAGGCCGCCGGCGGGCTGCGGACGAACCTGCTGGCGATGCTGCCGCCGCGTGGCCCGTGGCGCGACGGCGACGAGCGCTTCGAGACCGTCACCGCACGCCGACCGGTGCTGGAGTCCGCCCTGGCCGCCGTCGCCGCGGACACCGCAGGCATCACCGTCCACCGCGGCGTCGCGGTCACCGGGCTGCTCACCGACCCGGCCACCCGCACTCCGGTCCCGCACGTGACCGGGGTGCTCGCCGAGGGCGGCCGCCTCCTGCGAGCCGACCTCGTGGTCGACTGCTGCGGCCGCCGCTCGGCCCTCGCGTCCTGGCTGCAGGCCATCGGTGCCCGCCGGCCCGCCGAGGAGCGCGCCGACTGCGGCTTCGTCTACTTCGCACGGCACTTCCGCACGCGCACCGGGGCACTGCCCGAAGGGCGCACCAACCTGCTGCAACGGCACGAGTCGATGTCGATCCTGACGCTGCCCGCCGACAACGGCACCTGGAGCGTCGCGCTGGTCACCAGCAGCCGGGACCGGTCGATGCGGGCCCTGCGGGAGCCGGCCCGCTGGGACGCGGCCCTGGCCGTGTATCCGGACGCCGCGCACTGGCGCGACGGCGAAACGATCTCCGGGGTCGAGGTGATCGCGGGCATCGAGGACCGCTACCGCGGCTTCGTCGCCGACGGCCGGCCGGTCGCCACCGGAGTCGTCGCCGTGGGCGACTCGTGGGCCTGCACCAATCCCTCCCTCGGCCGCGGCGCCACCATCGGCCTGCTCCACGCCATCGGCCTGCGCGACGTCCTGCGCACCACCGACCCCGACGACCACGACAAGCTCGCACGCCGGTTCCACGAGTGGACCAGCACCGCCGTGCAGCCGCTGCACCGCAACACCCTGTGGTACGACCGGCACCGGCTGGCCGAACTCGACGCCGACGCCGCCGGACTGCCATATCAGACCGACGACCCGAAATGGGCGTTCAGCCTCGCCATGTTCGCCGCCGCCCGCACCCACCCCGACGTCGCCCGCGCCCACCTGACGCTCGGATCCCTGCTGGCCGACATCGACGAGGTCCTCGCCGAACCGGGACTGGCCGCGCGGATCACCGAACTCGGCACGCACGCCCCGAACCATCCACTCGCCGGGCCGAGCCGACGTGAGCTGCTCGCCGCCATCGGCGGCTCGCCGTGA
- a CDS encoding Hsp70 family protein, with the protein MSYVLGIDLSGTHLSAARSSCTGWTWGPPEPVRLGAGAHTVPAVLRVAADGAFSVGDQVAEGPMVDGHRIARGFVQRVGDVVPQIVAGEPCLPHTLTAVLADWAVERAQAQTGHRPEHLAISHPAAWGEHRRGLLRRALWDTGLGEATLLPAPVAAATAHLGRESGRRTLAVLSMCGNGFETSVVRRTPTGFTMPGCRQGVDPLGGDDFDEALAELVRDRLTREFGRGYLQDPQIRLALLDLQSACAEARPAFTTAAQTEVLVPLPLGLTAVPVSRAAFGEAVRPMLLLLVDTLLRTVRDAGLRPDQLDGVLLTGAAAHLPLLAEMIGEQLPGDVAVCADPQPAAAIGAALVAQRLISAAGQAPRDEPRRHAAAPDPDDDRPVPDGGVAWHEPAPPRPPVRITDLSLPRSRSSTMFAQARGRVP; encoded by the coding sequence ATGTCGTACGTCCTAGGGATCGATCTCAGCGGCACTCACCTGAGCGCCGCCAGATCGAGCTGCACAGGCTGGACGTGGGGCCCGCCGGAGCCGGTACGGCTGGGGGCCGGCGCCCACACCGTGCCCGCCGTGCTGCGGGTCGCCGCCGACGGGGCGTTCTCCGTCGGCGACCAGGTCGCCGAAGGTCCCATGGTCGACGGCCACCGCATCGCCCGCGGGTTCGTGCAGCGGGTCGGCGACGTCGTCCCACAGATCGTCGCCGGGGAGCCGTGCCTGCCGCACACGCTGACCGCCGTGCTCGCCGACTGGGCCGTCGAACGGGCACAGGCACAGACCGGACACCGCCCCGAACACCTGGCGATCAGTCACCCGGCGGCCTGGGGCGAGCACCGCCGCGGTCTGCTCCGGCGGGCCCTGTGGGACACCGGGCTCGGCGAGGCGACCCTGCTGCCCGCGCCCGTGGCGGCCGCGACGGCACACCTCGGCCGCGAGTCCGGCCGCCGGACCCTGGCCGTGCTGAGCATGTGCGGCAACGGGTTCGAGACGTCCGTGGTGCGCCGGACGCCGACCGGCTTCACCATGCCCGGCTGCCGGCAGGGCGTCGACCCGCTCGGCGGCGACGACTTCGACGAGGCGCTGGCCGAGCTGGTCCGGGACCGGCTGACCCGCGAGTTCGGGCGCGGCTACCTGCAGGATCCGCAGATCCGGCTGGCGCTGCTGGACCTGCAGTCGGCCTGCGCCGAAGCACGGCCGGCGTTCACGACCGCCGCGCAGACCGAGGTCCTGGTCCCGCTGCCGCTGGGGTTGACGGCCGTGCCCGTGAGCCGGGCCGCGTTCGGCGAGGCGGTCCGCCCGATGCTGCTGCTGCTCGTCGACACCCTGCTGCGCACCGTGCGCGACGCCGGGCTGCGGCCCGACCAGCTCGACGGGGTGCTGCTCACCGGTGCCGCCGCACACCTGCCGCTGCTCGCCGAGATGATCGGCGAGCAGCTGCCGGGCGACGTCGCCGTCTGCGCCGACCCCCAGCCCGCGGCGGCCATCGGCGCGGCACTGGTGGCACAGCGGCTGATCTCCGCAGCCGGGCAGGCACCGCGCGACGAGCCGCGCCGGCACGCCGCCGCACCCGACCCGGACGACGACCGCCCGGTGCCCGACGGCGGCGTCGCCTGGCACGAGCCCGCCCCGCCGCGTCCGCCCGTGCGCATCACCGACCTGAGCCTGCCCAGGAGCAGATCGTCGACCATGTTCGCGCAGGCCCGCGGCCGGGTTCCGTAG
- a CDS encoding class I SAM-dependent methyltransferase produces the protein MEESAWKLFDRVAADYDQVVPFFAEYGRAIVDVLDPPAGCRLLDLGCGRGALTAPALARGCAVTAVDASPAMVGHLAADFPAAAAYVMDVQALDLPSESFDLVVSSFVVHVLDDPAAGVAEAYRVLAPGGRFAFTGGSARTTYDWGGQPDADVFPLARHLDALFQEFAVHLPPNGSMGRPVDAADLLEEAGFVDLREEQAEVRIEFGDNAMLWRWAMSHGYRAFIEDLPADRREQFHRRVLELPADARVLRRVTGVWSGRRPR, from the coding sequence GTGGAGGAATCGGCGTGGAAACTGTTCGATCGTGTCGCTGCGGACTATGACCAGGTGGTTCCGTTCTTCGCGGAGTACGGCAGGGCGATCGTCGACGTGCTCGATCCGCCTGCCGGCTGCCGGCTGCTCGACCTGGGCTGCGGGCGGGGTGCGCTGACCGCGCCGGCCCTGGCCCGGGGCTGTGCCGTGACGGCCGTGGACGCGTCCCCGGCGATGGTCGGGCACCTGGCCGCCGATTTTCCGGCGGCGGCCGCGTACGTCATGGATGTGCAGGCCCTGGACCTGCCGTCCGAGAGCTTCGATCTCGTCGTGTCCTCGTTCGTCGTCCACGTCCTCGACGATCCCGCGGCCGGGGTCGCAGAGGCGTACCGCGTCCTGGCGCCCGGCGGCCGCTTCGCGTTCACCGGTGGCAGCGCTCGCACGACCTACGACTGGGGCGGGCAGCCCGACGCCGACGTGTTTCCGCTGGCCCGCCACCTGGACGCCCTGTTCCAGGAGTTCGCGGTCCACCTGCCGCCCAACGGCAGCATGGGCCGGCCGGTCGACGCCGCCGACCTGCTGGAGGAGGCCGGTTTCGTGGACCTGCGCGAGGAGCAGGCCGAGGTCCGCATCGAGTTCGGGGACAACGCGATGCTGTGGCGTTGGGCGATGAGCCACGGCTACCGGGCGTTCATCGAGGACCTGCCGGCCGACCGCCGCGAGCAGTTCCACCGCCGGGTGCTGGAGCTTCCCGCCGACGCCCGGGTCCTGCGGCGCGTCACCGGGGTCTGGTCCGGCCGCAGGCCCCGGTAG